A single region of the Fusarium fujikuroi IMI 58289 draft genome, chromosome FFUJ_chr05 genome encodes:
- a CDS encoding probable YVH1-protein tyrosine phosphatase has translation MGFERVWLAHNLAEDDSASADQAYKVFKSKDNQEDDSKPQQWEEFGHRFEPGELDLLKQSIAQMALSRIDGQDELFVGGLWALRRSDSLTDRRITHVLSLVPFDISSLKNFKDEPWIDYGKDLQHQVIDIDDVEDADLLIELPKAVRFIEEGLGASWLAKDEEDGGVSLEKGVEDLDIGEKKRKKKGGVFVHCAAGKSRSVSAVIAYLLRRYPSRFDPNITPTAISDPAHSVPQNGEKRSRKDTAKEAVHAALTFVRRTRPMAEPNEGFMEQLALWWEMGCPDDVEAHPVYQRWAYKREIDENLAVGQAPTRLRFEDEETQPRDDSGLSLRCKKCRRTLVTAPFIVEHKPSDKKSSASTCQHYFVEPLSWMRGVLEQGELNGRLLCPNAKCGAGVGRYDWKGFRCSCGGWVTPAFSLQKARVDDVVKRPATQSMGIRMPPGLAPRSGNL, from the exons ATGGGATTTGAGAGAGTGTGGCTg GCGCACAATCTGGCAGAAGACGATTCCGCAAGCGCCGATCAGGCATACAAGGTTTTCAAATCCAAGGACAACCAGGAGGACGATTCGAAGCCGCAGCAGTGGGAGGAATTTGGCCACAGATTTGAACCTGGAgagcttgaccttctcaagCAAAGTATCGCCCAAATGGCTCTCAGCAGGATCGACGGCCAGGATGAGCTATTCGTTGGAGG ACTCTGGGCTTTGCGCCGCTCAGACTCGCTGACGGATCGTCGCATCACGCATGTCCTCTCCCTCGTCCCATTCGACATATCAAGCCTCAAAAACTTCAAGGACGAACCGTGGATCGATTACGGAAAAGACCTACAACACCAAGTTATCGACATTGACGATGTGGAGGACGCTGACTTGCTGATCGAGCTGCCCAAGGCTGTCAGATTTATCGAGGAAGGTCTAGGCGCGAGCTGGCTTGcgaaggatgaggaggatggggGCGTCTCGTTAGAGAAGGGTGTCGAGGACCTCGATAttggggagaagaagaggaagaagaagggaggcGTCTTTGTTCACTGTGCGGCTGGAAAGTCGAGATCTGTTTCGGCGGTTATTGCTTACTTGCTTAGGCGATATCCAAGTCGTTTCGACCCCAATATCACGCCGACTGCCATTTCGGACCCGGCCCACTCGGTTCCCCAGAATGGGGAGAAGCGTTCGAGAAAGGATACCGCTAAGGAGGCTGTCCATGCTGCACTTACGTTTGTGCGCAGAACTCGACCCATGGCTGAACCTAACGAGGGCTTCATGGAGCAGTTAGCCTTGTGGTGGGAGATGGGTTGCccggatgatgttgaagcaCACCCTGTATATCAGCGGTGGGCTTACAAGCGTGAAATCGACGAGAACCTTGCAGTAGGCCAGGCACCGACGAGGCTTCGtttcgaggatgaagagaccCAGCCTCGTGATGACTCGGGTCTTAGTCTACGATGTAAGAAGTGCCGTCGAACTTTGGTCACGGCACCCTTCATTGTGGAGCACAAGCCTTCTGACAAGAAGTCCTCGGCGTCTACGTGCCAGCATTACTTTGTCGAACCACTTAGTTGGATGCGCGGGGTCCTTGAACAGGGAGAGCTCAACGGAAGATTATTATGCCCCAATGCAAAGTGTGGCGCTGGTGTAGGCCGGTACGACTGGAAGGGCTTTCGGTGCTCCTGCGGCGGATGGGTGACGCCGGCGTTCTCGCTACAGAAGGCGAGGGTCGACGACGTCGTCAAGCGGCCGGCGACTCAGAGCATGGGGATCCGGATGCCGCCCGGGTTAGCTCCACGGAGCGGAAACTTGTGA
- a CDS encoding related to structure-specific recognition proteins: MGKSLDTEKLGSVFGTRPDILEGIQRAADTPGRIALFNEIATHVYDQLLNGGTEPAHKKRRVDVQTNGGANGTKAVKTETNAADEPVVLEIKEISVSVPQRKKFELCFTDGHIYTRAPNTTAPIPAITYAWSDIEYVFYLPVPEKNQVQHNYVIFPRGTCLPSKTNPPTEEPLVFTVPATPPKQGTIGGPDAGSAAAVSDNYKSLFHWALNRHLKPNGVSITSADPNKFQSMVRQPHRPSEKAVHVKAFRGSKDGYLFFLENGILWGFKKPMMFIPLSRIAATSYTNILQRTFNIAIEVFAGEGEATEEAEFSMLDQEDYSGIDDYIKKHRLQDRSMAEQRKAKLELAENRGLKKNGEEAGDDAPAATGISELAKAELDAEQALQDEEDEDEEDYDPGSDADSDGSGESDDDDDSDEDEEDEEDEEDAEGEAEDGDEQAEGDEEEEQEEVKEEPKPVKRSRKTAPQPTESVPPPPKPSKQPVQQPVVKTGWAALRSVARAPAPESMDLDEEKFDVV, from the exons ATGGGCAAATCGCTCGATACGGAGAAGCTGGGTTCGGTATTTGGGACCCGGCCGGATATTCTTGAAGGAATTCAGAGAGCAGCTG ATACACCTGGTCGAATCGCCTTGTTCAACGAAATTGCAACTCATGTTTACGATCAGTTGTTAAATGGAGGAACCGAGCCTGCGCataagaagagaagagttgaTGTTCAAACAAACGGAGGCGCGAATGGTACAAAGGCTGTCAAGACCGAAACGAATGCCGCAGATGAGCCTGTTGTTCTCGAAATCAAGGAGATTTCAGTTTCCGTGccccagaggaagaagtttgAGTTGTGTTTTACCGACGGCCACATCTACACTCGCGCGCCAAACACAACAGCACCGATTCCAGCTATAACCTACGCGTGGTCAGACATTG AATATGTATTCTACCTCCCCGTACCCGAAAAGAACCAGGTCCAACACAACTATGTCATTTTCCCACGAGGAACATGTCTCCCTTCCAAGACGAACCCCCCGACCGAAGAGCCACTCGTGTTTACAGTTCCCGCGACTCCGCCCAAGCAGGGTACGATAGGTGGACCTGACGCTGGAAGTGCGGCTGCAGTTTCGGACAATTACAAGTCTTTGTTCCACTGGGCTCTGAACCGTCATCTCAAGCCTAATGGTGTCAGCATTACTTCAGCCGACCCAAACAAATTCCAGAGCATGGTTCGACAACCCCATCGACCAAGCGAGAAGGCCGTGCATGTCAAGGCCTTCAGGGGCTCCAAGGATGGATaccttttcttcctcgagAACGGCATTCTCTGGGGTTTCAAGAAGCCAATGATGTTTATCCCCTTGAGCAGAATCGCCGCTACGAGCTACACCAACATTCTCCAACGAACATTCAACATCGCAATCGAGGTCTTTGCGGGCGAAGGTGAGGCGACCGAAGAAGCTGAATTCTCCATGCTGGACCAGGAGGACTATAGCGGAATCGACGATTACATCAAGAAGCACCGTCTCCAAGATCGCAGTATGGCCGAGCAGCGAAAAGCCAAATTAGAGCTCGCAGAGAACCGCGGACTCAAGAAGAACGGCGAAGAGGCTGGAGACGACGCACCAGCTGCAACTGGCATTTCTGAACTTGCAAAGGCGGAGTTAGACGCCGAGCAAGCGCTAcaggacgaagaagatgaggatgaggaggactaCGATCCTGGAAGTGATGCGGACTCTGATGGTTCAGGAGAgtctgatgatgacgatgacagtgatgaggacgaggaggacgaggaggacgaggaggacgcagaaggagaagccgaagatggcgatgaacaAGCTGAgggcgatgaggaagaagagcaagaggaGGTTAAGGAGGAGCCAAAGCCGGTCAAAAGAAGCCGAAAAACTGCCCCTCAGCCAACAGAATCtgtaccaccaccaccaaagcccTCCAAGCAACCCGTTCAGCAGCCCGTCGTGAAGACAGGCTGGGCAGCACTACGAAGTGTTGCTCGAGCGCCAGCCCCTGAAAGCATGGACTTGGACGAGGAGAAGTTTGACGTTGTCTAA